The genomic stretch GGACTGAATTGGCCCGTTTAGTTcttatttttgtcatttcaagGCTAGGTTAGCTATCCCTGCTTCTTTGACCATATGTATGATTGTAtggtatatatttatatatacagGGTCGGGCCTGACTGGACTCAATCCAAGGCCTTGTCTAGTGATACGCTCAAATTAGTCACCCAGTGAAGCAAAAACACGTGGTGCCCAACCGAGGGATACCCACTATGACCATAACTCCAGAGATCAGAGGGAGGAGGAGACTAGAGTCCCCCTCAACTGATGGAGATTGCGAGGACTTTAACTAcgtgaagaagaggaaggttgGAAGACGTATCCCAGTAGGACTCGGAAAATgggtaatcctataagaagaAACCCTAAAAGACAAAACGGGTAAGTCAATATactcacaccattactcctgtgaaaacACTGTTCTgcgagtctctaacttgggcgtcggaggactaatctcGGAGCCACCTCCGAGCCTCTGCGTTCTATGCTTGTGTAGGATCAACGCTCAGCCTCATACAAATTCTCGACATCAACACCTAGGTCCAGCCTACCCCCACCCTACCCCCGAGCCTAGATATCTTATACTCGCCAAGCTAAACATGCACCTCTAGTTACATCTctagtggtgaaggctatcaaGCTTGACTACCACAAGACCCATCGCCTTCAAAATATGAATAATTTGATACAATATTTTAAGGATCAAGTTTTCCGTAAGCCACGATGGTCATTGCAGTAGAATGGAGTGCCCAAAAACAATGAAGAAGATTTCAGACATTCAACTAGTAGAAGTAAAACCACTGATCCACATCATGAATGCTCAAAATGGTTGAACCCTTCTTcataggtgaaggaaaactttattggccataggtgaaggaaaactttctcttcTACCGGCTAACCGCTGATCCATGAAAGCTCAAAATGGTTGTGTTTGTACTTCTGCtaataaacaaatgaatagTCAGATATTCTTGTCGAATCATTTTCCATTGTCCCATAAGTGCTCTCTATCGAATGCTTCAAATTCATGACTGCCCCTGGAAACTCTAACAAGTCCCAAGTAGAAATCTTCACTGTTATCTGCTTGAGGATAGGCAAGAGAAAAAACCTGTGTACTGCAGTGAAGCTTCTGCCAGAATTCACAGCTATTTTGCTACAGACAtaagaagaaaatttcactCACTTTTGGATAGTTTGTATACTCAAACCTTTTAAGATCCAAATTCAATAAGATCTCAAGAAAATGGATGGTATGCTTCCACGAGGAACACGCACCAATCTCATCATACACAGCTAACCCATTTCCAAATTTAGGCGAGAAAGGCTATTAGAATAGTTTCTGAGTTTCAGGCATGAACCATGTGGATCTCTGAACAAAACACACTTTACATCCAACAAGCACTCACATCTGCAAGTGTCTCATTGACTAATTACTATGTATGTGAAAGATACAATCATATATACATAAATCAGTGAGCAGATGTATCGAGTTATGGCCAATGAGTTTTGCATGCATAGGAGGATCATGCAGGCTTCCAGACAGTAAGTATCTCCTGAAACATTTCAATGACAAGTTCCCTATCTGCATGGCGGAAGAAGCTATTGACCTCATCCCTCACATCATATATCTTGCCAAAGTCAAACAAGTATGTCAAGCACCCTTTCTTCAGCTTGCTCAGTTGGTATAGCCAGGCCTCCTGCAGCCTCTCCAAAACATTGCTGGAGTTGATGTCCTCCAGGAGGCTATCCTCACAGGCCTCTTTGAGGTCAACAATGTCATATTTGTTAGCTGCTCCTAGCAACGACAACCGGTGCCTCCAGAAATCCTCTTGCTTTATGGTCCCATACAAGTAACTTAGGAGAGCTGTGCATGACTCCAGTGACATGTCTTCTATCTCTACCATAGAGGATTCTTTCTCCTTTAGGTCATGTTCAAACATGCTCCGGAACACTGGTGAGCTTGCAGACAGAAAAGCCTTGTGGGCTCTCAAACTACCATCAGTCGTGTTGATTGTGACATCTGCATGGATAGCCTCATCAAGCATACGGGAGAGGCACCGCAGTGTGGTTTGGGTTGCAAGAGTCTGCATTGCTCCATCACAGGGCCATACAGATAAGGGTTCCCCTCCCTGAGTGTCAAAAGGAATAAGTTAGAAACGTTTTAAAGAGGAGAAACTTATTGACTTTAGAGTGGAAACCAGACTATAATAGAAAATGATCTAAAGAGGCTGACATTTAATGGACAGATCTTAAGGTCCAGAAATTCAACATCAATGATGAATCGACCGTGAAAAGTAGAATCAACAGGCCAGACAAAGTCTTCACTGGTCCGGAGCAATCTCTCATGAACTGCAACATCAAGCAATAACATATTAATACATTAACACAGAAACATGCCAGGAAACCAACCAGCTTCCCTGTCTGTGGATAAACTAAAGCTACAACAAATAGAGAAATTTACTGCCAGAAAAATCAAACTGGGCATAAATTGAAAAGACCAGGGCATATAGATCCACTCCAATTCGAATCCCTTTAATCCAGATTTGAATCATAATTTCAAATGCAGTTTATGATCATGTCAGATCTGGATCATGCATGTGGATCTTCAACCAGATATGGCTCCAAATCCAGGCCATACATCGGTGAAGTCCCTATATATCTTTGGCAGAAAAGAACCAAATATTAGGCTTTAAATATCCAAATTCAACCATATCTGATTAAATATATATGACCCATTAAGATTTTGGTCGGATTTGGGTCCACCATCATGAATCCAAGTCGCATTCGGGTCTGAACTTAGTCCATGTCCTATAAAAGAGGTGTTCACCATAACACAAATATTTACATGGACAACCCTTTGATCTGAAGATAAAACAAAGCGCCAAATTCAAGATAGCATTCACCAGGCAAGTGGCTCAAGTATCTGACTAAAACTTGAGGTTATGTAGTCAAAAAGAGAAAACATACGATAACCTCATCAAAAGTTCAAAAAACCACCTTCTCTTGACACAATACAACTCCAAAGCTTGTCCAAGAACTAACTTATCTTTCAGAGATGACCTGCTGTGCTGCCAAGCTTAACACTACGGTGGAAATTGGAAAAACAATGCCCAATAATAATGATCTTGAGGACCCAAAATGAAGTTTGAAAAGAGCCCTTGTTATTTCCCCATTTTTCCTTGTCTCTATCTACCCAATAGGAAAACCCCAAGAAGAACTTATaaacccccaaattaaaaaggtTCATCAGTTTCTCTTGGGCTTTGCTCAAgtgaagaaaacaaagagagaagatGGGAGTAGCCAGGGCCCAACTGGCAGCTTCTTGTGTGTGCTcaagaatttattttttgaatgttttCTTCTAGTTTCCACCATTGCATCAACCTTGGACGAGCTAGTTGTCTACTTGTCTCTATGAGAAACTTAAGGTGAAGAGttgaaaaaagagagatttttttcttttattgaaattGGGATCAAATACAAGTTACAACTACGCCATACAAATACTTGAATTGGAATGCAAACAAGAAGTGTGGTTCCCTTTTATAGGGATTTTCATCGTTTTTTTCCCATGGAagtaatgtaggaatggatttgacaaccaaaccagacccaagactgcaggaaattataaaccagagaacaaccaataatcacgCAACAGTGAGCAGCAATAACAGTCCAATATTAACTAGTTAACAGTCCTTAACAATCAGATTTGTCAAACCAGAATTTGGGGCTTTATGACCAGATATCAGCACCAAACAAAAGGACTAATCAACAACCAGACTATGGTATCAACAGTCCACAACTATAACAGAACAGTAGCAATTTCAGCAGTTGACAGATTTCAGATTACCAATATAGATTAGAACAGGGCGGCAGTAGACTAAATAAACACAACCAAAAAACTCCAGAGGTCTTTAGAGGTTCAAATCAACAACAATAATGACCCACCATCTTAAGGAAGCAACATAAAATCAGTCACAGTAATCGACCTCAAGTTAGGACACAgcaggtcactaaaagacaaggAATTGGTGATTTCTAATAACTCAAGATTGAGTGGACAGAATCACCCCAAAATTGGGTCGAACCATGCTTGGATATTAAGGAACAATCGACCAAAAAACTGAGACAATCAGAGAATCAGACCTGGCTATTCCAGTAGGGGTGGATGCTCTGTTTTTGCAGAATTTTCTGAGCAAGTTCAGAAATCACATACCTGATTTGTAGCCTTGATAAACCTCGAGAATAAACAAAGAACTTAAAGAGAATAATCACTAGAAgcagacctcctggacttcacaccgcaaggaATCACTTGGATCGCACACCAAGTCCTTCTTCCTCGATCTAACACAAGGAAATAGCCATGGATACCCAGCGGTAGCAACAAGAGAGTTGTTTTCTTAATaatcaaaatcgtggctcataaaagagccctcttctttatttataatgatggggaggtgatgggaacatcaagacgtacagccgaaggaagaagaagacccaaccttctttgtggttggaggattagaaggaggaagaagaagaaagaagaaaaaaaggaaaaggaaggctcgatccagccttcccagcgctggatcgagtcctctccttcctttctttgccaagattgtgtggcccccaccaaatctgatatgttagtagttttatttcctaggattttgtttatttgagtctttaagtcaattaggaaactaagtaaatatcccattgatttctttttagaaagtttctttgtttatgaaatagcattcctaggatattcttttctttttagtaattagtctcttatttatgtaaggccattggccacggttccaaattattgaatgaagaatattgaaagAAAAGGAACACCCCAACCCCCACGATTTCTCTCTTGCTGCCCCCTCCCTTTTCTCGCCTCTCACTCTCGcccctcctctctttctcgatattctctctcatcttgtctctctctttcactctctcTGTCCCTCTCGGTTACTACTTACTGCTGCTGGCTGTACCTACTGTCCGTGAGTTGCGAAGAGCCCCAACATCATTCGCCAAGCTACATCGACAATACTAAGGATCTCTATACAACCGGCTGgactttttttcttcatcaaccaaAAGTGGACtacatctcttttttttggaggaccttggtctcttcttttctcctcagaccaggacagcaacaaggtaaataattaaactaaacccccccacctccattaatccctattatatgttgcagcccattaacattgaaaccagcctttgcccttttgtttatgcctatttttacccattgttcTAAAacgtttcgtcactgttatatctccaaaacccttgctgattttctactttagttggctgctagaggacattgattgtttgcatatcttatttgggtgtctagattgatttgtgctgaacctaacattcgtatgacgtttgttcctttccccatgtccccacttgaagcttaagtaagagtttatgtgtttttccgcctagattattattgctttttgctactttatttattagtctcattctattttgcatgcttaatcttgtttgctgagtttctttttttgtcctatctacccaagtcccttgaatTAAcactacctagttagttaatcttgtaggaaatctagtcacctaggaactccCTACATCAggagggtttacaaataatagtaactcagagttactaaaaactggaaattggaatctaatgaaaatagaagctagtcttgagtctcttgacagaaattagaaactaacaatgacttgaaattagaaactaatttaggacttcaaaatagaaactaaataactaattagtaaccccatcagcagcccaaatcgtgggctgacttggaccagatctgggtcgacccagtcagccacttgggtcgaccatggtcttggttctccttgtgtaaacccttgttggtaCTGCATCAGTCATGATAATCTTGACAATATTGCCAGAGTCAAAATTATCTTGACAATATTGCCATGGCGGGCTTAACTATCTTACCATAGTGCTGGTGATAGGAAGTCTTAGACGATAGCCGTAGTCGGTGCCGTcaatgtttactttcaattctCCCCCTCAACATTGTTTCTTGTTCGAAGCCTGCTTGTCATGCCTAGTTCATCTCTATATTTGGTAAGCTTGGTAAAACTAAGTCCTTTTTTTGAACATGTCAACAACTTGTTCATCTGTTTTAACTGGCAGCAGTGTAATTTCTCCTTGCAAGAATTTTTCTCGAATGAACTGATGATGTACTTCCACATATTTAGCCCTCGCATAAGAAACAAGGTTTTCTCCAATTGCATGGAAAACAGGTTATCACAGTATTGTAATACCGAATAATTCACTGGTTGATGTAGATCATCCATTAATTGCATTAACCATGTGTTTTCCTATGCTGTCATTATGGCTAATCTATATCCTGCCTATGTGGTTGACAGATACATTACTGATTGTTGCTTATTACACCGAAAGGCTGCTCTCCATACTGAACGTATATCCAGTTGTTGATCTTCTCGTTCCTGAGTCACTTGCATAATCAGCATCAAAATACCCAAATTGCTCGCATGCTTCTCCTTTTTCAATATAGGAGACCAAAATCAATAGTTTCCTTCATATTATCATAAAATACGGCTGCTACTTCTAGATGAGGCTTCTTTGGCTTCCACATGAAACAACTCACAATGCCAACTGCAATGCCAACTGCACAAGTGATATCAGGCCAAGCCATTGTCAGATAAATTAGGCTACCTATGAGTTTCTTGTACATGGGTTGAGTCTTCCAAATCATCTTCACCAGCAACACTTAAGTTAGTGTTAACCTCTATTGGTATAAAGCAGTCTTCCAGATTTCTTGTTTTTCGTGACACAAGAACAACCCTTCTTTGACTCGATCAATCTCAAGTCCAAGAAAATGCCTGAGCTCCCCGAGCTCCTATGCCTAAAATCGTATAGATAGATTCTCCCTGATCTaacaattttcattttcatcatctCCTGTGATGATAGGTCCTTTACATAAACAAGCATGATTGATATCTTACCATTTTGAGCTTTTATGAACAAGCTTAAATCTCCAGGTGTAACTGAATATCCAATTTAAAATAAGATTCAGCTACCAATTTGTACCATGCAGGTGGTGCTTGCTTCAATCCAGACTAAGTTTTTTGGAATTTGCGTGTAATTTTGTTGGTCTTGACACAAACCCTTGAGGCTGCTCCAAGTAAATTTCACGATCAAATTTCTCCATGAAGAAAGGCATTATCTACATCCATCTGCGATAGTGCCCACGACTTGCTTGTACTAAgctctctcccttctcccttaTTTATAGGCCAAATGAATAGAGGGCAAGGATAGACAATAGCAGAgaccatggttcaagaactcatAAATCTAGGCTGAAATCTGGGACATTTCAATAGACTCCGAGACAAAATCTAGCATTACTGAAATTTGAAGTTTGGCACAAACTCTAAAATAgctcagaaaaaaaataaaaaaaataaaaaaaaataaaaaaattggttttgtTAGTTTTGGGCCAAGCCAAAATCTGTCCAAAACCCGAGATTTTGAA from Macadamia integrifolia cultivar HAES 741 chromosome 14, SCU_Mint_v3, whole genome shotgun sequence encodes the following:
- the LOC122062136 gene encoding BTB/POZ domain-containing protein At1g21780, which gives rise to MSDSKVETISRLAQWRIDSFGPCSYRRSESFKVGIWNWYLSIEKNRYLYIRLFPEPCRASKEQPPIARFVLRVSNLGANRRPYISPIHERLLRTSEDFVWPVDSTFHGRFIIDVEFLDLKICPLNGGEPLSVWPCDGAMQTLATQTTLRCLSRMLDEAIHADVTINTTDGSLRAHKAFLSASSPVFRSMFEHDLKEKESSMVEIEDMSLESCTALLSYLYGTIKQEDFWRHRLSLLGAANKYDIVDLKEACEDSLLEDINSSNVLERLQEAWLYQLSKLKKGCLTYLFDFGKIYDVRDEVNSFFRHADRELVIEMFQEILTVWKPA